In Schistocerca nitens isolate TAMUIC-IGC-003100 chromosome 10, iqSchNite1.1, whole genome shotgun sequence, a single window of DNA contains:
- the LOC126210118 gene encoding cuticle protein 16.5-like: protein MNRFLVISCAVLLLLGSAAAQREELEPEAEARPQAAAPSQDTEPVEQPGVRPRDKRGFLAAAAAPLAYPAAAAYTFPAAAYAAPAAYAAAPAVAAPLVAKAAFAAPAAYAAAPAVAAPFVAKAAFAAPAAYAAPAAYAAAPAVAAPLVAKAAFTAPAAYAAPAAYAAPAAYAAAPAVAAPLVAKAAFAAPAAYAAAPAVAAPFVAKAAFAAPAAYAAAPAVAAPLVAKAAIAAPAAYAAPAAYAAAPAFAHYAYYG, encoded by the coding sequence GTGATCTCTTGcgccgtgctgctgctgctgggcagcGCCGCCGCCCAGAGGGAGGAGCTGGAGCCGGAGGCGGAGGCCCGCCCCCAGGCCGCCGCCCCCTCGCAGGACACGGAGCCCGTCGAGCAGCCGGGAGTCCGCCCCCGCGACAAGCGCGGCTtcctcgctgccgccgccgcccccctcgCCTACCCCGCAGCCGCCGCCTACACCTTCCCGGCCgcggcctacgccgcccccgccgcgtACGCTGCCGCCCCTGCGGTCGCCGCCCCTCTGGTAGCTAAGGCAGCCTTCGCCGCCCCCGCAGCctacgccgccgcccccgcagtcGCCGCTCCGTTCGTTGCCAAGGCCGCCTTCGCCGCCCCtgccgcctacgccgcccccgccgcctacgCCGCCGCTCCGGCGGTCGCTGCTCCGCTGGTGGCCAAGGCCGCCTTCACCGCCCCCGCAGCCTATGCAGCGCCcgccgcctacgccgcccccgctgccTACGCCGCAGCCCCCGCAGTCGCTGCTCCACTAGTAGCGAAGGCAGCCTTCGCCGCCCCTGCCGCCTACGCCGCAGCGCCTGCAGTGGCGGCACCCTTCGTTGCCAAGGCAGCcttcgccgcccccgccgcctacgCTGCAGCCCCCGCAGTAGCCGCTCCACTGGTGGCTAAGGCGGCCATCGCCGCCCCCGcagcctacgccgcccccgctgccTACGCGGCTGCTCCCGCGTTCGCACACTATGCCTACTACGGCTAG